Proteins from a single region of Negativicutes bacterium:
- the mqnE gene encoding aminofutalosine synthase MqnE, with the protein MLDNVLKAIEAKVFAGERLSKEDAMALYKCDNLAWLGMLADERRKKISGDYVYYNVNRHLNLTNVCLSRCKFCAFGCDLDSKQAYEMTKEKALELAKNAAKDPDLKEFHIVSGLHPKWPFEFYVDIIKSIKEQLPQVHLKAFTGVEITHFANISGKSIEEVLQELIAAGVQSMPGGGAEILSDRVRDELCPNKASANEWLEVARTAHKLGLKTNASMLYGHIETIEERVEHLLSLRQLQDETGGFQTFICFPFHPINTELEQKIERTTVWDDLKTMAISRLMLDNFKNIKAYWVMLTLPIAQIALGFGANDIDGTIKEEKIMHAAGAKSSTSLSQDCLIDVIKQTGRIAVERDSNYNIVKIL; encoded by the coding sequence ATGTTGGACAATGTCCTAAAGGCTATTGAGGCCAAGGTGTTTGCCGGAGAGCGATTGTCGAAGGAAGATGCAATGGCGTTATATAAATGTGATAATTTGGCGTGGCTAGGGATGCTGGCTGATGAAAGACGCAAAAAAATCAGTGGAGATTATGTTTATTACAATGTTAACCGTCATTTAAACTTAACTAATGTGTGTCTTTCACGTTGTAAGTTTTGTGCGTTTGGTTGTGACCTAGATAGTAAGCAAGCTTATGAAATGACGAAAGAAAAGGCGTTGGAGCTAGCTAAAAATGCAGCGAAGGACCCTGACTTAAAAGAGTTTCATATTGTAAGCGGACTACATCCTAAATGGCCGTTTGAGTTTTATGTAGATATTATCAAAAGTATAAAGGAACAGTTACCGCAGGTTCATTTAAAAGCTTTTACCGGGGTAGAAATAACTCATTTTGCTAATATCTCCGGTAAGTCGATAGAAGAGGTCTTACAGGAGTTAATTGCTGCCGGTGTCCAATCAATGCCGGGGGGCGGTGCGGAAATTTTATCGGATAGGGTAAGAGATGAGTTATGTCCGAATAAGGCTAGTGCTAATGAGTGGTTAGAAGTTGCGCGTACTGCACATAAGTTAGGCTTAAAGACTAATGCCAGTATGTTATATGGGCACATTGAGACTATTGAGGAAAGAGTTGAGCATTTGCTCTCTTTACGCCAATTGCAAGATGAAACCGGTGGTTTTCAAACCTTTATTTGTTTTCCGTTTCATCCGATTAATACGGAATTAGAGCAAAAGATTGAGCGTACTACGGTCTGGGATGATTTGAAAACGATGGCGATTTCCCGCTTGATGTTGGATAATTTTAAAAATATTAAAGCTTACTGGGTAATGTTGACTTTACCGATTGCACAAATTGCTTTAGGTTTTGGGGCTAATGATATTGATGGTACGATAAAGGAAGAAAAAATAATGCATGCGGCTGGAGCTAAGTCCAGTACATCATTATCGCAAGATTGTTTAATTGATGTAATCAAGCAGACGGGTCGAATTGCCGTAGAGCGTGATTCTAATTATAACATTGTTAAAATACTGTAA
- a CDS encoding glycerophosphodiester phosphodiesterase: MKKIAVYGHRGYRGLLPEHSLEGYKFALELGVDYLDGDIVLTKDEKIILAHDLYVNADLIQNDNGEFIGVAGASTKNIPEHFLYKNLTLGEIKNYNSGKINPHSEYKKYFPQQTALPKSEILELSELFRLLKNYPKTALQLEIKSDVNNPNFSANNNILIHKLYQLLTEYKLLERVEVQSFDYQCLLAVQQLDRTIKTSYLTSYESIAIQGATGYDDSFYNEETLIAGKWTAGHLLKNYNNSIPLMIKSLGGAVWSVEDVALTFEEVQEAHGYGLKVVAWTWPEHSGKTFDEPLLKKLISYGIDGIITDNIDQVLKFLNRL, from the coding sequence TTATCTTGATGGTGATATTGTATTGACTAAGGATGAAAAGATTATCTTAGCCCATGATTTATATGTTAATGCTGATTTAATTCAAAATGATAACGGCGAGTTTATCGGTGTAGCTGGTGCTAGTACAAAAAATATTCCGGAGCATTTTTTGTATAAAAACTTAACCTTAGGTGAAATTAAAAATTATAATAGCGGAAAAATTAATCCTCATAGTGAATATAAAAAATATTTTCCGCAACAAACAGCTCTGCCCAAAAGTGAAATTTTAGAATTAAGTGAACTGTTCAGATTGTTAAAAAATTATCCTAAGACAGCGTTACAATTAGAAATAAAGAGTGATGTTAATAATCCTAATTTTAGTGCCAATAATAACATACTGATTCACAAATTGTATCAATTGTTGACAGAATACAAGTTGCTAGAACGGGTGGAAGTTCAAAGTTTTGATTATCAATGCTTATTAGCCGTGCAACAACTAGATCGCACCATAAAAACCAGTTATTTAACTTCATATGAGTCCATTGCAATACAAGGTGCAACCGGTTATGATGATAGTTTTTATAATGAAGAAACCTTAATTGCCGGTAAATGGACTGCAGGACATTTATTGAAAAATTATAATAACTCTATTCCTTTAATGATTAAGTCTTTAGGTGGGGCTGTTTGGTCGGTGGAGGATGTTGCTTTAACCTTTGAAGAGGTGCAAGAAGCGCATGGTTATGGCTTAAAAGTTGTGGCCTGGACGTGGCCGGAACACAGTGGTAAGACTTTTGATGAGCCGTTACTGAAAAAGCTAATTTCATACGGTATTGACGGGATTATTACTGATAATATTGACCAAGTTTTAAAATTTCTGAATAGATTATAA